The sequence below is a genomic window from Gossypium hirsutum isolate 1008001.06 chromosome A11, Gossypium_hirsutum_v2.1, whole genome shotgun sequence.
aacaaacagaGGTAAGCTTgcttgaagcttagtaagttcgtaaaataaCGATAGAGCTTATCGCAATTTAACTTAACAACACAATTGGATAACAAATAAGCTAATTCCTTGTAGTTCACAATCTACCATAGGTAAGAGCTACATGTTTcattaaatcaattttctcaGATATCATTAGCTCATCATTTCAGAAATGTAGAGTATCGCTCGTTTGAGCTAGTTCTAGAACATTGATTGTTTCACAATGCTCTTCACACAAACTGACGAGGATTTGCAACGTATGTAGGACCTCATCCATCGTTAGGGTTCATTCATCAGAATAGAGCATTCAGTTGTTTCACTAGTTCTCGATGTTGTTCACACAAGCTATTGAAAATCCGTAACTTATATAGGATTTTCAGCCATCGGAATAATCCATATCATCAGAAcaaaatatttaatcatttaatcacTTCATGTCCCAACCCAAGGTTGAATCACCTTAATCGTTTGTACCACCAACTCTCAATTGATCAAGCATGCTTAGAAATTCCACATCTTAAATATAGAAAATGtatggaaagaaaagaaaaactaattataaaaattagaaatacgAACTTACCGGCTGATTTGTAAAAATAGTCAAAGTACAAGGACTACTCCGCTACCTTATCTTTTCCTTAGTTATCAATATGTTCgtgatctaaaacaatagattcattcaattaactaaataGCAACCAAATTTAATCAttctatacaatttagtccttcttgacatttacaaaattaccatcaACTTTtcacctttattcaatttagtccctaagccctaAACATGCAAATAACCCATTTTCTCATAAACCCATTTCAGCCAAAACCTTCTATGGTTTTCCAACAACTCCTATTTGCAAATATTTCATAACAAGTACaagcaatttcatcattttagcaatttagtccttaataattaaaatcatcaaaactactttacaaaacaGTCCAATCTAACATCTAAGCTTAAAAATCTTTCAAATGCTTTAAGAAAACAATTCAACTCATCAATGGCACAATCCAAAATGTTTCACAATTGATTCGAACTCATTCTCGTGATTTGATTCGAGTCATTTTTTTTTCCCGATCGTAAAATTAAGAAGTATGAATTGACGTTCTCAAAGTAAGTTGTAAAAGAGCAAGTTGGCTAGAAAACAAGAAAactattttaagtgtttaaagATATAAGAAAGGTTTCAATTTCAAGGCTAAAGATAGAACCAATATTATAGACAATATTGACCCAAATCTTATAGTAGCTCGAAATGGAATTGATAGCTAATCGTGACCCACTATCTATGGAAGATAGGAACCAACGATATAAGGTTGAACACCACACTTTGgaaaagtgataagttcagaaaatgATAGGACGCCACAAGAAAATCTTGATAAGTCAATAGAGTCAAGAGAGAACAAAGGAAGTTGAACACTCACCAATATGATAAAGTTCATAAAATAATCAGAAGTccttacaaaatgaaataagctAAGTATTTATAGGATGCAAAAGCTCCAGCCGAATGGAAAGAATGTGATCagcttaattaagttttaaatgaGCTGAAATGGCTATTGAAATGATCAACATGTCTTTTGGAAATTCCTAGACCTAGGTGATGCCAATGGACAAGTTGTTAACATTCCCAATCAGTTAACCATGTAGACTTAATTAGCTGAGCTGAATCTTGCAAGTAGTTGTTTAACCAAGGAGATGTAAACACCATTTAATCCTTCATTGGGAAGCCGAATATGCAGTAGCCCTCTTAATGCAATTGTGGTGCACAAACAGCCTCCATGGTGTGAACATGCTAATTTGATTAGCCTCCATGGTGTGAACTTAGTTGCAAGCTAAATGGTCTAATGTGAAAATGCTTAAGGCCTTTGCCCTCCACGAAAAGGCACTTAGAGGAGAGTAATCAGCAACCTTTGTCTTGAATGCAAGTCCACATGCATGCTTCTCCATTAATTACCGTCCATTGAACTTGTTTGTTGATCAGCTAGTGTGAAAAACTTACAAACACAttaaaattcagcttaaattcaATAATAAGACACAATTTAGACATCATTATTGTGTCTAATAGACACAATAATGAAGGTTGAACAAAGACACATTAAAATGCTGCACTAAATAAGACATATTTAATAAacttaagacatatttaaaatgtctaaattaatgcatattaaaactcaaattaattaGGTCTAACTTATGACACATTTAAAGACTCAAGCTATAAAAACTAACATAACTAAATCAACTAAATAATTTATTCTAGCAACTAAAAAATAGCTAAATGGCAAACTGAAAATTAAAGTTTAGTTTTGAGCAAGCTGCAAGGAACACATGAAGAGCTGGTCCATGAATGATCAATAAGCCTTACAATTGCTTCTCCCCATATTTAGTCAATGTAGTACGAAATAGCTTCTTTGAACATCTTGGCTCGTGCACGAGTGATCGGCCCTAAGGGAAGCTCAATGGGTTCGGCAGCAACAGGCTTAGGCATAATCGCATCAACAGTTTTATAAATTAATCctcaggttagctagattaagctaatatgagctcaaaaatataaaaaatactaaaaacgagCTAAGATTTACTTACAAATCAAAGCTTTAAGTTGGAAGCTAATAAACCTTAATATTTCCCCTTTGAGTCGTGGAGGAGATGGAGGTTTTAAGCCAAAGgatcatccttttctttatttttatttatttatatacctaggttttattgtaaataaataaactttcttaattaattctaaattaATCACCATTAAGCTTAATTAACTTATCCACATGTGCATAACCTCATGTGAACCCATTACCTTAACTCCTTTAGGttaaattacccatttagtccTCCTTCATAACAAGCTTAACTTTTATAGTCTTTACAATtcagtcatttttacttaattaacttcctaaataatataatctcataaccaaaatttaatactacactaatgacctcgtaaatattaaaataataaaaatttacgaaccgacacatcagatttgtggtccgaaaaccactatttctaacactactaaaaaatgggttgttatactTATGTTGCTCCTTGGCCTTCTAGCTATAGTAACTAGGGTTCATCATGTCGATCAACTAAATCTTTACCGGTGGGTAAACTTGTTTATCATGACATTTCTTGTAATAATGGGTACAAGAAAGAGAGGCATCATATATGAAGTTTGTTTTTTCAAAGAAGTTTTTAAATTTGCCTTCTTTTTTAGTAAATTGACAAAAACCAAACCTCTTTTTTTCAAAGAAAGCACTTAGAGATTCAATCATGTCATTACATTTTTGTTGCCTTATGTAAGACACCAAAAAATAATCATACAAGTTCTTTTTTTCTAGTTTAAATAATCTATTTGAACTTGCATACCATTCAACTTATTTTTTGTTTCATCCTTGGCTATGGTTAATGATTCATTCTTTTGTACTTGGAGTCGTGACCTCAAACTTCGTAGccaattcatcaaaaacatcttGTAACTCTTCAAATGAATATTCATTTATTAGTTAGAATGTACCTTGGACTTATCAAAAGCTATGAGGCAAAGGTTGGAAATGTCATTGTTTTCCTAATTATTGGATGAATCACTACCGCTCTATGTTTCCatcatttccttcttctttttctcgAATGCCCCTCTTTTTCCTTCCATTAAGGATATTCAAACTTGATGTAACTCGGTTTCTTGCACTCATAGCAAATGATTAGTTTGTTCTCTTTCTTGCTTGACTCCCCCTCAGTGAATTCCTTTCTTGGAGGTCTTTTAGCCTTATTAAACTTCATAAACTACTTAAAATTCTTACAAGCATGGTCATTTTTTCATCATCATCCTCTTCATTACTTGAGTCACATTCCTTCTCATGTGTGGTAGATTAAAAAGCTACACCAAATCTATTTAGACTCTCTTTGACCTCTTAATTATTTCTACAATTGATCTTCATCTCTTAAGTGAGTAGAGATATAAGAAGCTTATTGAGTGATATCTTATCAAAGTCTTTAGCTTTTTAAATGATTGTCACCTTAGCTTCCTAAAACTTTGGAAGACTACTAAACTTCTTTTTCACCATCTCCTTGTTTGGATAGCTCTTCCCAAGTGCTTTAGCCCATTGAGATATTAGTGAATTGATTGGACATCTCCTTTATGCCTTCATCTAGCTTGACTTTGAATAACTCATAATCTAAAATAAGAAGACTATAATATTTGATCTTTGATTCTATTTGTTCTTTCATGTGTGACCTCAAGCTTGTCCcacatttcttttatattttcacTCATGTATACTCTATTGTACTCTTTTGGACCAAGAACACAATATAGAGTATGCCTGGTATTGTAattcaattgaatttttttatgtctTCTTCATCCTACTCATCTTCTTTATCAACAATTTCTCCATCTATTCTCTTCTTAGGGATGAATAAACCGTTGGTGATAACTCTCCAAACTTCATTGGCTTGGATAAACAACTTCATTCTTGTTCTTAAATGTAAGTAGTTTGCTCTATTGAATAGTGGAGATCTCATGGTAGATTGTCTTTCTCCCAACATTACGGAGTTTTGCTCAAATGCCATCAAACACACGTCCTCCAAGGTAAATACTTCTTGGTAATGGTTTTCCATGGTTGTTATAGTTGAGCTCTTCAAGGATCTTGTCTTTTGATGGTTTGATAATATTTAGAGCTCTAGCTTTAGTACTAACTGTAAAGCTTAATTTGTACCAAGATAGGGGGTTAATTGgtgattgaaaattttggaagaaagaTGACAAATAAAAATGACACAATGATTTATAGTGTTTTAGCACCAATTGCCAACATCCACTACCTTAACTCTTCACAACTAAGGATTTCCCAATTCCAACAATATGATATCTTttaaggacaaggtttaacctttaCAACAATATCTTTTAAATAGGGAAGATAAAACCACTTCTCCTTAAGGTTTTCTACCCAAAACCTTATGTAACCTCTCACAAATTTGATATATAGATAGAGAAAAAAGAGATACCACTCTAAGACTGATTCACAATAATCAAGCTCACTCAAATGAATTACAACActtaaaatattgaaagaaaataaagccCTAATTGTGTACAATAGAAATATGATAATTACAAGTGAAAGATTAATTTTTTACACAATAAACATTGTacacttgttttatttttcttgatgtTCTTGCTTCTTATTTATACCCTTTCATTGATTTCTAACTATTTGGAGTAGTTAGAGGGAAAATTGAATCGTTTGAGACATTAACTCTACCATTAAATGCAATTGTAGGGGCGTATGTTCTAATACCCTACTTGAATAAATTCATTGTTAGGCCCATAAGTACCAAACCCAAAAGATGTGTTTCAATACCTCTTTCTTTGCAATCTGATACCCCTAAaggttaaaaaattgattttagcTCCCAAGTTTCGGACCACATGGAGCTTGGGTCTAGTACACAAGCATGTGTATTAATAGTTAAGCTTAAGGAGTCCAATACCCCTAAAGTTAGTAGTTTATTGACTTATTGCCGTCCAATACTGTAGAAGAGTATTGGACCACAAGTAGAGGTGAGCGTTCGATTGAATCGAgttaaatcaaatgaaaaaatttcaagttaattgagttcatgagtcctattttatcatcctaactcagtttgaaattttttcaaatcgagtctagtgaaatgaaattcaagttgaattgagtgaaattgttcaagttaaattaaaaaaattaaacatgtcaaataaaaatattgttataatataactaattccatgttagagcacataaattagaactttttttttcaaagcaaaataaataaataaaaagatacttgagcatgataaatttgaatcattaattaggtccccaaaattattattttaaaaaaattaacttttttatatatttttagaatttttatatatttttaaatttaaaattattttaaaatttgaaaaaaaattatttttttttgtaatttttgttaagagagaccaatttgcttgTTTTCAAAGTTGATAGGGACCAAAAGATTATTTACAACAatctattattcgaattatttgagttattcaaattgtgAAATTCATCTTGACTtgaaactcgaattttttttcgattttttcgaatcgaattgaattttgCTCAACTCTAACCACAACCCTTGTTATGTAAAAAAAACACGATTAAAAAAGGATTTTTAAGAGCTTTTAAAACTTGttaagattttatttaaaataacttttaaatttacttgaaaataatttcttaaaaaatccTATTAATCTAAGATTTGAAAATTAAAACTaggagaataaataaaaatttataagataaaTCCCAGATACTCTACCTTTTCATATTTTCAATCCGTAATTTTGCTTCTAAATTTTGTTTAATCCACTttgaaaattcatatttttgaaatgatTACAAACTTGCCGGACTCTTTCAGTTCTTTTTTTGTTATCATCATTCATGAGAAATTAAAGGATTTAAAAAACAAAGCACTAATTTTGACCATTTTCCTATCACTTTCCCTTTATTCAACAAACTTCTAAATTAATGCTTTCTGGAATTTGTTCttaaaaacttgaattaaaaagatgcatgataaaatatttttatattttaatttttttatgtgccATACTAATTATAATTCAATAATCAGACGAGCATTTGActttctaatttatttaaaatataaccaaaaaaaatcttatttgtatgtaaaattaaaagaatattcaaaatTTTGGTTGTTTTTGGAAAATTTGGCAATAATAGGTAGTTATTTTTACTAAATATGTGAAGGATACATATTttgtatataataaataaactGTAAGATTAAATATGGAACAAATTGCAGGTAGTTCAAGCAAAAGGAATGGCATTATAGGAGGAGTGGTGGGAGGTGCTGCATTTCTTTTGCTTATTATAGCAATGCTGGTTTGGTTTAAGCAAGCATCAAGGCCAAAAGGGTCACCAATTAGAGGTATGTGATAATAGTGCACAAGTAACTTGAGTTTGCATAAATTTTGTACGACTGTTAGatctattttaaagaaaattttattgttgaaatatgaaaggaTATAAGTGCACTCATTTGTAACAGGTGACATATTAGGTGCAACGGAGTTGCAAGGCCCCATCAACTACAAATACAAAGATTTGAGTACTGCTACAAAAAATTTtagcaatcaaaataaattagGAGAAGGTGGTTTCGGTGATGTATACAAGGTAAACAAGTTAAATTATATTAGgatgattaaaaaaaaagtcaatttttaagtatttgatgccatatacttaaaaaaaatttcttaaatacTATCATACACTCTTTGTTGCTAGGTCATATTTTAACCCTAATTATATTAAGATTTtgtattaattgattaaattaaaaactatCTTAAATTcctatattaaataaaaattaactaaacaaAGATTTAAGATTTTGAGTTGGGGTGAATACCATAAGTTTAATTATGGGCAGGGTGTTTTAAAGAACGGGAAAATAGTTGCAATTAAGAAGCTGGCGATAATGCAATCACGAAGAGCAAAATTAGACTTCGAAAGTGAGTTGAAGTTAATAAGTAACGTTCATCACAGAAATCTCATCCGTCTTCTTGGATGTTGTAGCAAAGGCCCTGAACTTCTCCTTGTCTACGAATACATGGCTAATAGTAGCCTTGACAAGTTTTTATTTGGTAAATTTTCTTCTTCCCTTTCATCTACTCTTCTACACCATATCATTGCTTTTGATGGTTATGCCATGGATGGTAATTTTACAGGTGATAGACGAGGCTCTCTAATTTGGAAACAGAGATGTGATATAATAGTAGGCATTGCGAGAGGCCTTACGTATCTGCATGAGGAATTTCATGTATGCATCATTCATCGTGATATAAAGTCAAGCAATATCCTTTTGGATAATGATTTCCATCCTAAGATAGCTGATTTTGGGTTAGCAAGACTTTTGCCTCAAGATAAGAGTCATTTGAGCACCAAATTTGCAGGAACGTTGTAAGTGCTTTCGTGATTTTTTtccttatattaattaaataatattgttTGCATCAATTAATGAATGGATGATATATTTGTAATGTAAAAGGGGATTCCATGGACAACTATCAGAAAAGACTGATGTGTATAGCTATGGGATTGTTGTCCTAGAAATTGTAAGTGGTCAAAAAAGTCATGACACCACAGCCGATCCCGATACCGAGTTTCTCCTGAAAAAGGTAAATCAAGTAACTTACACTTCCATCATTTATTTTTCCAtgtatatattttcttattttctccTTGAAATCTTTGACTTTTTCGACATATATCAAATGGAATATCTTCCATTTCGGTAAATCAAGTATCTTTCATTCACCAAATATTTAGACAAGTGTTTGAGCAACATTGCTTGAAATAGAAGAATAAAACCTTAACTAAGCAAAGATGAAAAACTAAATCAAAGTCAAAAGACAATTAATCAAAGATATTATTAGTGAAAATGAGAGAAGATCATGAATAGGAAATGAAGGATTGTTTTTCTTTAATCACCCTTCTAGTTCTAAGATAGGTGTAGACTCCACAACACCTATCTTGTCACGATTATATTTGTAGGTAGCAGTAGATACTATGTAACAATAATGAGTGAGTTTGCAATTTGATCAACAACATTGATGTGGTGACAGTTTTTATCACCAACTTAATTTGCTAAAATACAAAGTGCTAGTTAACAAATTTAATATCGGAAAAATAGGTTAATAGAGATGTAAGAATAATTTGCTATTAATACATCCAGATAAATGACTCAGATCAACTTCTTCGAGATCAAGATAGAACCTTAAAGGAAGACATATTAAGCAGCTTTACAACTAGAATAAAGGTTTCTTTTAAAGTCATTACTTGACCATTGGTGAAATCTCTTAGCTACTAAGCGATCTTTATATATCACAAGTGTGACATATATAGTTTTCTACTTAATTTTGAATACCTATTTACAACCAATAATGTTGTGAGAAGAAGGTAGCACTAAGGACCATGTATTATTCTTCACCATTGCATGGATCTCTTCAATCAAGGAATTTCTCTTGCTTGTTTTTGGTCTGGCTAACAATCTGGTTCACTCTATATACAACTAGATCAAAATAGTCAGTTCGCATCTTATGCATAAAAATCTTAGTTTGGGACCTTATAGTGATACGAGTAAATGGAGGTGGTTGAAAGGCGTGGTGAAGGAGAAGATGAGAGAGAAGGTACATTTACCTATTGTGATGGAGCGAAAGGAGCTTCATTACTTACGGTGGCATATAAAAGGAATTCTAAATGGAGTGATATCAATTAGAATAATCAAATATTCTAGGGTGGAGATTTTGATAGGATGGTGACATCCAATGGCTATAGTCAGTAGGAGACAACAAGCTATTTCTAGGCATAGGCTAGAAGTTTGCATTGTCATCATTAGTGATTGGAGAAATGAAGGTGGTTGCTAGCTTGAGCTTGAGTAGTGGCAATCTAATGGAATAGGATTTATATAAGAGAATACATCAACATCTAATGAAGTTGTATTGTATGAAGGATGCTTAAATAATAAGTTTGGTATGGAAAAACAAGAAATATTCTCATATCCAACATTTGCAATAATAATTTAGTTAATCAGATcacaaatttcaatattattcatATTAAGAGGAACTTAATTGAATGGAACAAAGCACTAAAACAGTTCAGGAActatttaaggactaaattgatcaattcaaaaaattctgggcaaaattgtaaaacaggggacacacgaccgtgtaggaAGTTATAGGCCATGTGGAGGGGTTACACGATCGTGTAACAGGCTGTGGCCGTGTGTCAAATGCAAAATTAGGCTACAAGGGAGGCACGACCGTGTGACAGACCATGTGGAGggttctaggccgtgtgagaatCGAAAATCCTAAGGTTTTaggggacatggtcgtgtggtccaCATGCCTGTGTAGCCCTAATCCTAGGCACGGTTTGCTCAAATTCAGTTGTAAAAGAATGCATTTCACCAAAAGCTTGAACGTTGTACCTTGCGCTCAAATCTGATTCGACATACCTAAAATAGGTCCTTCAAACGACATATTTGCACTAATTAACAATTGTTTTCATGATTTAATGAGATTAATGGAAAGAGTCGACAAGAATCATAGAAGATCGTAAAAAATTATTAGCTTGAATGAAGAATTAGCCTTGGATAGAAGTACtatgaaatttagggatttaatcaTAGAGGTCGAGATGAACTTatcgatttttgaaaaaaattaaggatGCTACTTGACAATAATTCTAACACCGTTAAAAATTCAAGAAACGAGGTTGATCCGATACGAGAAAGAAAATAATCAATAGTTCAAGGATGGAAATATGTTGCAATTAcaagagaaaagaggagaaaaagaaaagaggaagaaaataaaaagcgAATGAAGACGAATTTTACTAGAATTGTGAAAAAGGATTATTATTCTAAACCGAATAGGAATAGGAAGGACTAAATAGCTAGGGTTTGTAAACCTTTGGGGCGACAAGGGTAATTTCTCCAAATTTTGggtagaattaaaagaaaaaatgaaaaggaaaggatgtgGTTTGACCTTAGGTGTACAAGGAGGGAGAAATATGTTAAACATTGGGCTACTActcatttcttatttaatttttacttcaaataatatttgttttagtGTACTTTTATCCTAGGttgttgaaaattaaaagaaaaaaataggagAATAGTAATTAACCATAAAGCCTAAGGTTCATTTCTTATCTATTCGTTACGATTAACCCctatattttggggtgtgacaaaatTATTATAGTGTAATATACAATATGAAATGGACTGAAGTTGAATAGTTGAAAATTCAATCAATATTAGTGTAACAAATTAAGAAACAATAATATAGTTAAAATGAATGATACAGGCATGGAGGTTGTATGAGGATAACATGCACCAACAATTAGTGGACGAAAGCTTGGATCCAAATGAATATGAAGCAGAAGAAGTGAGAAGAATGGTAGAAATAGGATTAATGTGCACTCAGTCAACAACGGCGTTGAGGCCAAGCATGTCACAAGTTGTTGTATTGCTGAGAAGCCAAGGGTCGATTGAAAGCAAACCAATTACAAGGCCCACCTTCATTGAATCAAATCATCCAAGAATTGGAGAAGCATCCACCTCAACTGCCTCCTCCTCAGCATCCATTGCCACGCTCTCCATCACTCAACTCTCATCTCGTTAACTTTGTACACATTGGAAATTCtgataaatttgattgattaaacCTTATGTCTACTTAATCAGTATGTGTATATGCACATCTGATCTTATTACTTTAAATATACATAGAGTTGGAAAAAAATACATATGTATCTTGCAAAAATAAACAAGGGAATTTACATTGTAAAAACAAGTAAATTCATTACTTTCGCTTTAGAGACAAACTTGTAAGCTTCTTGACTACTTAGAATTGCAATTAATTTCCTCAGCACACACACACGAGGGGGCAAAgccaataattttatattaaggGTTGggattaaaatatcaaattataatttagtaAGTTTTGTTTTATGCAATTTTCTTGTACGTAATTCAAATGGGGAATTTATGGGTTTTAGATTCTATATTTCGTTAACAGATTTTAATTGCTAATTATCAAAGCAATTATAATCTAAGCTTTAGTTTTTAAGGTATTGGCTCACTACTAGAGTAGAGGAGAGATGTTGGATATATGTCAATAGGGATGAATTGGTGTTTTAGAATTTTAAGAGAAATGACTCAAACAAATTTTGATATAATGATTTATAGTTGTTCGAccttaaatatttatatctactactttaatttaccataattagggttttttaattcactaaatgttatatttttagaaaaatataaccTTTACacaatttctatatattttttaaatttgattgatAACATCACTCCCTAAAAAATGAGAAGGAATAAGAACATCTCAAAGGTTGATATATAATGATTTTTTCTCACTAAAACAAACACTTGAAAGAATGGATTTTTGCTCAATTGATTttgtaaccttttttttttcatttaagtgtccttaaatcatttttatacCGTCTCATTGATTTGGAGGTGTTGGAGGGATTTTCCAGTTATTGGAGGTATTAGTTCCGTGCATTTAATGTAGGTTATAAGGTCATATTTTGAGATATAGAAGGCTTGTCTTGATACATTGCTTCAAAATAGCCATTAATAACACAATGCCTCAAGAC
It includes:
- the LOC107956632 gene encoding cold-responsive protein kinase 1-like; translation: MEKKLANLNLLDEEEDVFREEAPVVDNEYQFCLVRYESNNFYDQSTQEGHSMICGNESASEPNSFEATVQDVLANLQVATPKINGYFAAINKKVGDSGGNATVYGVAQCIEAITEIGCHDCMQVVSTDIQRCPPNTNGRAVDVGCFLRYSNSPFFADNQTTDITPFLKRGSSSKRNGIIGGVVGGAAFLLLIIAMLVWFKQASRPKGSPIRGDILGATELQGPINYKYKDLSTATKNFSNQNKLGEGGFGDVYKGVLKNGKIVAIKKLAIMQSRRAKLDFESELKLISNVHHRNLIRLLGCCSKGPELLLVYEYMANSSLDKFLFGDRRGSLIWKQRCDIIVGIARGLTYLHEEFHVCIIHRDIKSSNILLDNDFHPKIADFGLARLLPQDKSHLSTKFAGTLGFHGQLSEKTDVYSYGIVVLEIVSGQKSHDTTADPDTEFLLKKAWRLYEDNMHQQLVDESLDPNEYEAEEVRRMVEIGLMCTQSTTALRPSMSQVVVLLRSQGSIESKPITRPTFIESNHPRIGEASTSTASSSASIATLSITQLSSR